CTGTATGTATAAAGCTTCTATCAGAATGTTAAAGTGGTGTGCTGTATGTTGCTGTCTACAGCCTGAggaacataaaaataacagtggCTCCACGCTGCTCTCCAACTGTCATTGGCATTATATGCATCTGATCTCAGACTCTATGTtatggttctgggtcattttgaacCAGCGTTCTcagttttcttgcatttttgtattatattaagtttattattttaaGGATTTATTCTATGGTTCCTAGATTGTTCTGTTTAGTTTATTAGACTCCCCCTTGTGTCTTTGCCCTCTGTATGTCTTCCTTTATTTAATTGTGAGTTCTTGTGCTTTGTTTCCTCTCCCTGTTTTGTTCCATCATGTTTCCCCTGCCTGGCATGTCTGTGCTCTCCCTCAtgttctctctccccctccagtCTCTGTCTcggtgtacttcctgttttactttgatagtctcccgtcagtgtacATCACGGTGTTTACTCCTGCCCTGTCCCGTTATGGTTATTCGTTGTTAGCTGCCCATTCCATAGATACTAATGCACCAtcataccatcagagatgcagacTCTTGATAATAAGTTGGAGTTTCCTCTTCAGTCTGAAGGACACAGTATCTATGTTCTCTAAATCTGCTAGAACTTGTGCTTTTATACAAGTAccatctattttatttaaaaaacaatgtaaTGAAAAGAGTTCGTAATTAGCAAAACGTCACAATACAAAATTCCATTTACTTTAtttcaaagatttattttaatttgaattgcAACATCATTTTCCTCTGCTGCTTCTGTCTACTCAGGAGATGAGAATCTGCCAAAGAACAGGATGGACTTGGTCTTGTTGTGtctgatgaagaagaggaaggggTGATCTGCTGTGAAGTGTGTGTCCGGTATATAACAAAGTAGCATGATCATAGCACCTGTGGCTGCAGCGGCCTCTGTGCCCTCCTCGTTCACCTCCACAAAGGCCTTGTGGGCCATCGTAGACAGGAAGAGCCCCCCTTCACCGTTCATGCCAGACAGGTCAGCGCTTCCTGCACAGAACACGTTCTTCATACCCAGTTTAGCCAGAGGATCATTCAGCTCGTAGTCTTCCTCCAGCTTGAACTTTGGCAGGTGAAGGACAACTTCTGAATCAACATCCATGTTTTTCCTGTCGGTCCATTCATTCAGCCTCTCCTGTGTTAGCTCCTTCTCCAGCTGGAACACAGTTAATacattttgtcatatttcttttgctcatatttaaattcattttatcCACGAAATCAGAAGCGGTCTGTTAAATGATCAAATTTAAGTaaactgaagtgaagcagaagagtttttgtgtcttttctttacAGGAAGTTGTTTCTAGGCTGTGTACCTTCAGCAGAGGGCCTGAGCCGTCTGAGGACTCCTTAGGCAGCAGAATGAACATGCTGAGCTCCTCACCCACATAGGGCAGCTCCAGGATCTGCAAATCATGGTCAGCAATGTAGTTGTAGGGAAGCTTCTTCCTCTGGTGCATCATCTGGACTGGTACGGTCTCATTCTGACACACAGGAAATCCAGGCGACCAGATCATGTTATCATAAAGCTTCTGATGGTGTTTACCttaaacattttacagtttcCTGTATTCAGACTTTGAGTCCAGATTTTGTAACCTTCAGTTAAATTTCTACCTGTTTGATTTTAAAGGGCATCTCTTTGGTGTTTGCCTCTTTAAACGGGTTCTTCCAGTTGCCCTTGAAGTAGACAGCATTGACCAGAGCCAGTCTGGTATCTGCGTTGACTGTTCCTGGCTTCAGAAGGTCTTTTATCTTATCTGAAAGGAAATACAGAAACAACAATATTTCATTATAATCCACAGAGGATGCTAAAATGATTCCCTGCTGTTCAGGCTGtggaagatgcacattctcacTTTCTGTCTGCTGCTCGACCCAGCTGTTGATCTCTGCTCTGCAAGCCTCTGGAGCTCCGATGAAGTCCACAGTCTTCAGGTCTGCCTGGTAGTACTTCTGTGTGGCTTCAAGGAAGTCCTGCAGAGAGCAGACATCTGTTTATTAATCCAGTCTTTGTAATGAAGAACTTTATGAAGAGAATCATTGATGTGGACACTCACTGAGAGGAAGTGGGCAGTGTTTTCTCCATAAAGACGGTTGGCTAGTTTCAGGATGTAGGATCCAGATGGTGAGTTGATGTCAGCGTTCAGTTTCTGGAAGTCTGCATGGACGCCTTCACCTGAGCTGAATGAGAGGGCCTGTGTGGCATTGAAGACAAAGACTGAGCCTGAGCGACCCTAATGTAACAATTTATGGTCCAAAGGTAGAAACTGgacaactttattctttcagcaTCAGGTTtaataatggtaaatggtctgtatttatatagcgctttactagtccctaaggaccccaaagcgctttacatatccagtcatccacccattcacgcacacattcacacactggtgatggcaagctacattgtagccacagccaccctggggcgcactgacagacactggcgccaccgggccctctgaccaccaccagtaggcaacgggtgaagtgtcttgcccaaggacacaacaaccaagactgtccaagccggggctcgaaccggcaaccttccgattacaaggcgaactcccaactcttgagccacgatcgccccgtaaTAACCTTTAACATACTGTCAGTCTCACTGAACATCATGCTCTCAGTAACTATACTGCTTGTGCGTTTTATGGACTTTCATGCCATTTATATAACATTCTAGCTTCATATGTTATTTACATGATggtatattgttagaacaatgAATTTTtgacgttataacgtgatatagttcgatttttcttttgcctgggtggcagctcaaCGCTTCCGTAACTGCTTTTAAAATACAACGAGGGCTTGAAGTTGCAATCATGCTGGCTGATCAACTGACAGCGCGGTGCAACTAACAAGTGACAGTGAGCTGACCTGAGCCATCTGAGCTGCAGTGTCTCCTTTAGCTCCCAGGTAGACCATGGCCAGGGCTGAGCTGATGCTCAGAGGAGAGACAAAGATGTTTCCAGCAGGGTTTGCCTGGTTCAGAGTGCGGAACAGCTCCAAGGCAAAGGCTGTGTTTGAGCTGCTGACGGCGGACATGGCTGATGTTGTTTTCCTGCAAACAACCGTTTAAACTGCTACAGCATTACATACTGAAAACATAACAAGAGACTTAAAGCAATGAGAAAAAACCTTACCGGAAGTAACACCAGCACTGCTGGagaataaagaaaatcaaaggattCCTATCAGAGTTATCTGTACACCAGTCAGCTTTGCATTTTTTAACAGCCTGAGCTGTTATCACATTAGCTGGTGTCTATGACTCAACCATACTTGACTCGCTGTGTGCGAAAAAAGTCAAAGCAAAATgacaagacaaagaaaagtaaaaatacacTCACACATAAAACAAGGAAAAATCCAGAGGACTACCTGATTTACAAGAGCACAGAACTGTGGTGAGACAGGAGACTGACTGTAGTCCTTCTCTCTGTATAAATAAGGTTGGTGGAAGGAACAAGGGCGGTCCAGTCTTACTGGTTATGGCTCATTTTCCAGAGAACATCATTACTAAATCTCATGGGAAAATCTGAACTGAGAATGCTCAACTCTGATGGGAAATAAAATCCCAGACTGTAAGTTGATGAATCAGAGTGTTCTCTATAATGTGAATCATTATTTCTGACATATGTATGTGTCATCTGGGGAAGAAGGACTTTTCTTACCTAGCTGTTGCATGCCCAGTGCTGCAGCGGCCTCTGTGCCCTCCTCGTTCACCTCCACAAAGGCCTTGTGGGCCATCGTAGACAGGAAGAGCGCCCCTTCACCGTTCATGCCAGACACGTCAGTGCTTCCTGCACAGGACACGTCCTTCATACCCAGTTTAGCCAGAGGATCATTCAGCTCATAGTCTTCCTCCAGCTTGAGCTTTGGCAGGTGAACAAGAACTTCTGAATGAACTTCCATGTTTTTCCTGTCGGTCCATTCATTCAGCCTCTCCTGTGTTAGCTCCTTCTCCAGCTGGAACACAGTTAATacattttgtcatatttcttTCGCTcatatttaaattcattttatacATGAAATCAGGAGCGGTCTGTTAAATTCTTAAGTGATCAAATTCAATAAAGTaaactgaagtgaagcagaagagtttttgtgtcttttctttacAGGAAGTTGTTTCTAGGCTGTGTACCTTCAGCAGAGGGTCTGAGCCGTCTGAGGACTCCTTAGGCAGCAGAATGAACATGCTGAGCTCCTCACCCACATAGGGCAGCTCCAGGATCTGCAAATCATGGTCAGCAATGTAGTTGTAGGGAAGCTTCTTCCTCTGGTGCATCATCTGGACTGGTACGGTCTCATTCTGACACACAGGAAATCCAGGCGACCAGATCATGTTATCATAAAGCTTCTGATGGTGTTTACCTTAAACATTTGACACAGTTTCCTGTATTCAGACTTTGTGTCCAGATCTTGTAACCTTCAGTTAAATTTCTACCTGTTTGATTTTAAAGGGCATCTCTTTGGTGTTTGCCCCTTTAAACGGGTTTTTCCAGTTGCCCTTGAAGTAGACAGCATTGACCAGAGCCAGTCTAGTATCTGCGTTGACTGTTCCTGGCTTCAGAAGGTCTTTTATCTTATCTGACAGGAAATACAGAAACACAACAATATTTCATTATAATCCACAGAGGATGCTAAAATGATTCCCTGCTGTTCAGGCTGTGGAAGATGCACAGTCTCACTTTCTGTCTGCTGCTCGACCCAGCTGTTGATCTCTGCTCTGCAAGCCTCTGGAGCTCCGATGAAGTCCACAGTCTTCAGGTCTGCCTGGTAGTACTTCTGTGTGGCTTCAAGGAAGTCCTGCAGCCctgctgcgtgcagcggggctaggggagggtctgtgctgatggacgtgggttactgacctggtagcctgtctgcccctgggtgggtccgggatgggcgtgggggtctgggggcgctccgtctctgggccggggccctggccgggcctcggggccttgggtcctggtttgtgttgccggggttgtgggcgggtgggtgcatgggggcccatccctggcgcagggtgccgccggtgtgtCGAGCCGCCTGTGGGGCTCTTTAaccggtgggggagattgtcaaaccttgcaggagctttcctcccctcaggaactctctgcaggagggggagaaacaggagaggtggaggaagatctcagcctgcgcgtctattgtctcatgtagtctggaagacgagtggatggtggggtgggtgcagttttctctgtggtggggttgggtggactgtcccgggctctgtggggccggggggcgctgctgcgctgggccccggtctggatgggcctgggccccctttccctggcgggtcgcggagtatgggagtgcctactggggtcagtgggggagctgaccccagggaggggtcacctgcccctcccttcctttcctccccatctccagctgcctccctcttcccgctccaccacaaccacccacacatgcagggccttggagtaggggtatgtcaccagggtgcagaggaggctacccccccccccctcccctctgtccccttctggctgcctctgcctcaattttatcccacaacttagacattcacattactcacactctcattacacatacatataggatcttgggggtgggcacgatacacggactccaaattaccatcagggtgtacactccacccctggcatcgttgcccacctctcaattttaaatacacgtagacattgagggctagcaggagggactatgcgcttacctgctgctctctggcaggtagctccatgccctcctgggttttaattgcaccttagaacacacatgcatcaacactacaatgagcgggtggagggaggtttggagtcttttctcacccccgttctctgcggcctgctggggggctagtaggaggagttggccgtccggctgcggtctggggtgtggggcctccctgctgctgcggagtcggggcggtctgcctctccccaccgcagggaaaagggtaacaccacctgggtctgggtgcggttcccccctccaggggcaagagtacctagacccggtttgtagagtacgcttggggagtgtgatcatgtgtacagcgtctctttatgtctgtctccacgtcggttgagtgtgaagtgcacatgagagcatgagggtgggaatggatgtttgtgtctgtgtgtgcctgtatgtctgtgtctatatgtcaggttgggtatcagacgccacctctctggggacatctcgggccctccaaggtttggaggcctatctccacccaccaccacttcccctgccggtggcggactccctcaggtgttggtgcgttggtggttctttgtatctgggggcgtccgggtacacaccggctcactccttggcggccacttattggggctcgctcgggccacttcggaggtggggtgcccccggcctctcggcctggggctcggtcactcaggcacagctggctgccggcggagttcacgggcgcgtcactgcaactccccctggcttctgctccgcggctgctgagtgagccctcatctgggactctcctcagctcttactgggacagtggcgcggctgcccctctgttggtcttccttggtctcttgtgttctgggggcctctggatgtctggagttttgatctcctccatacctgcttcataccctggaggacggggctgtggctcccccacactccctagcagatcattacatggagaaacctttggaatgcaagcatgctgatccacacaggtatgcacacaggtgtacacacgggtattcacagacgcggactacagctttcttggctgctgcctcaaagcacaatgtgcgctgtctatcttgcgtgctgcacaatatcgtttattatttagtaactaaaTAATATCTAcggctagctagtttattgtgatggtgcttttttttttcttattatgttgctctttgttgtttgctgtctcctctgtttttttctccatacaggtgacccaggagtttttttttgtttgtttggttttttttttctctctcttccccccccttctcaccgtctcttctcccctttggttttctttctttctctccctctctttctttcattctttctccctgtcctatcccccagtcatgtctgtcccgtttgtaactgaaaataaaataaattcataattataataaaggtcaatcaaatggaccaatatggcaaggccatgatgatccacttggtaaaataaatccgcttggcatctttcttggcctcaagacaacaattctgatggctatagatccaaacgggacacaaaaaaaaaaaaaaaaaaaaaaaggaagtccTGCAGAGAGCAGACATCTGTTTATTAATCCAGTCTTTGTAATGAAGAACTTTATGAAGAGAATCATTGATGTGGACACTCACTGGGAGGAAGTGGGCAGTGTTTTCTCCATAAAGACGGTTGGCTAGTTTCAGGATGTAGGATGCAGATGGTGAGTTGATGTCAGCGTTCAGTTTCTGGCAGTCTGCATGGACGCCTTCACCTGAGCTGAATGAGAGGGCCTGTGTGGCATTGAAGACAAAGACTGAAAGGATGTGACACTGAGCCTGAGCGACCCTAATGTAACAATTTATGGTCCAAAGGTAGAAACTGGACAactttaatttttcagaaaaaaagaaaagtaagaaccccccccccaaaaaaaaaacccccaaaagacCTTGTCCTGTAAGTTATATTCCCTTTGGAAGGTTTACTGTATGATAAGGGTATGATGGTTTTGTACATGTTAAGGTTATGCCTCAGTACTTAGTACCAAATAATTCTACCAACATGGAAAAAATtgttcatgcatttgtgtcatcacgtttagattattgtaattccctGTTTACCAGCTTGGACAAATCATCTCTTTCTCACCTCCAAACTATACAAAATGCAGCGGCCAGGCTACTAACATCTTCTAGCAAGCGTGCTCACATTACTCCTATTTTATATTCCTTACATTGGCTCCCAATTGATTTTAGAATAcactttaaaattcttgttttaACACTAAATGCACTAAACGGCCAGGACCCAGATCATTTATCCAAGCTTCTCATAAAATATACTGCTGCTGCTTGTCTCTGCTCACAGACTCAGAGTTTGTTGGTTGTTACCCGTACACGACTGAAGACCAAAGGGGACAGATGCTTTCAGTCTGTggcaccaaggctgtggaacagtttaccacCACAACTACGTTTGGTTGACTCTGTGGAatcctttaaaaagcagttaaaaacttttctttttaaacaagcCTTCTGTTGATcaacactttttaaattttcatttactATTAATCTTTTATATTGTGTATATTGTCTATTTTGTTACTTaactttctgtttattttaatctttgtgtacagcgctttgtctatgaaaaaataataataataataatcacacggcataccaccaaacaaaaatgacaaaaaaaggatACTGACAATTTTTCCCCGCGCACCAGGTATAGAAGAATTAGCTCAGTTTGTCCCCAGtataacttttttgttgtttttttctgaccactactcatgctagggccttcatcCAGGTGAGAAATTTCTCCAGGGCCCAGGTCAGattgactactttttcttttctgttgctATTGCACACGCTGTATCGTCTAACAGCATGACCATTATGTCATTTCTTCTTCGTTTTCTTAGGCAGTTGGCAACtaatttaattagagcaggtagttgtactgcctGCTAGTGGAAGACAACGTAATTGTTCTGCAAGTTACTCACGCCGGTCGCaggaaccagataatcttcaACGTAACACTTGATCATCTCTCACGGCACTATGCGCcggcacagtggttgggaaacactggtctACAGTGACCCCTTGTGGACACTGAGATATTGCGGTGATGAGTAGATGTGATTGTGACTCTACTAATTATGATATtgcctgtttctgttttcagaaaatCATGCTCATAAGTCACACCTACTGTATATTCCATAACAATAAGTTCAAGT
The Astatotilapia calliptera unplaced genomic scaffold, fAstCal1.2 U_scaffold_67, whole genome shotgun sequence genome window above contains:
- the LOC113018352 gene encoding leukocyte elastase inhibitor-like; translation: MDHGQGYLGAKGDTAAQITQALSFSSGEGVHADCQKLNADINSPSASYILKLANRLYGENTAHFLPDFLEATQKYYQADLKTVDFIGAPEACRAEINSWVEQQTENKIKDLLKPGTVNADTRLALVNAVYFKGNWKNPFKGANTKEMPFKIKQNETVPVQMMHQRKKLPYNYIADHDLQILELPYVAGEGANTGEAE
- the LOC113018350 gene encoding leukocyte elastase inhibitor-like, which produces MSAVSSSNTAFALELFRTLNQANPAGNIFVSPLSISSALAMVYLGAKGDTAAQMAQALSFSSGEGVHADFQKLNADINSPSGSYILKLANRLYGENTAHFLSDFLEATQKYYQADLKTVDFIGAPEACRAEINSWVEQQTENKIKDLLKPGTVNADTRLALVNAVYFKGNWKNPFKEANTKEMPFKIKQNETVPVQMMHQRKKLPYNYIADHDLQILELPYVGEELSMFILLPKESSDGSGPLLKLEKELTQERLNEWTDRKNMDVDSEVVLHLPKFKLEEDYELNDPLAKLGMKNVFCAGSADLSGMNGEGGLFLSTMAHKAFVEVNEEGTEAAAATGAMIMLLCYIPDTHFTADHPFLFFIRHNKTKSILFFGRFSSPE